ACATTATGGACTTCTCAATTCTATCTTTATCCGCATTATCAAATAGCTTTGAGTCAATCTTAATATTCATCAGCTTAAACTCCCCACTCACAACCGCTCTTATAGAACCATCATCACTCTCGCCCTCAATCTCGATCTTTTTAAGTCTCTTTTGTATCTTTTTGAGTTCCTTTTGCATCTTCATAATTTGACCAACGTCTCCCAATCCCTTTAACATCATTTATCTCCTTTTTCAATTATTTGACCTTGAAACACTTCCCTTATCCTTTCAACCACTGAATTGGATTTATCCAATCCTGTCT
The sequence above is a segment of the Spirochaetota bacterium genome. Coding sequences within it:
- a CDS encoding YbaB/EbfC family nucleoid-associated protein, with the protein product MMLKGLGDVGQIMKMQKELKKIQKRLKKIEIEGESDDGSIRAVVSGEFKLMNIKIDSKLFDNADKDRIEKSIMSAVNSAIDKSKGYAEEEMAKITGGINIPGLSDFLK